A single window of Salvia splendens isolate huo1 chromosome 6, SspV2, whole genome shotgun sequence DNA harbors:
- the LOC121809184 gene encoding uncharacterized protein LOC121809184, giving the protein MGLKERKFVSVEEQVSMLLSILAHHKKNRIIGFEYLRSGQTVSRYIHEVLRGVIGLHEVFMAKPTPVDDDCDDPRWKWFKGYLGALDGTYVDVHVSVGDAPRYRTRKGHIATNTLVVCDCFMRFVYVLTGWEGSAGDSRVLSDAITREVDKLRVPKDCYYLCDNGYANNEGFLTPFKRVRASFYPITAQTRLIMTFFILHNFIRSQMQVDPVELELSDANVNLKTLKIQMGTFQQGRKEMPSWSM; this is encoded by the exons ATGGGTTTGAAAGAACGGAAATTTGTAAGCGTTGAGGAGCAAGTGTCTATGCTCTTAAGCATCCTCGCTCATCACAAAAAGAATCGGATAATAGGGTTTGAGTATTTGCGATCCGGACAGACCGTTTCTCGATATATTCATGAGGTGTTGAGAGGGGTGATTGGTCTTCATGAGGTATTCATGGCTAAACCCACGCCTGTGGACGACGATTGCGACGACCCCCGGTGGAAATGGTTCAAG GGCTATCTAGGGGCATTGGATGGAACATATGTCGATGTCCATGTTAGTGTTGGTGATGCACCACGGTATAGAACACGAAAGGGCCACATCGCTACTAATACTTTGGTCGTCTGTGATTGTTTTATGCGATTTGTCTACGTCCTAACTGGTTGGGAGGGATCAGCCGGTGACTCTCGTGTTCTAAGCGATGCTATCACACGGGAAGTTGACAAACTACGAGTCCCTAAAG ACTGTTATTACTTGTGTGATAATGGATATGCAAACAACGAAGGATTCCTCACACCATTCAAAAGGGTGCG TGCCAGCTTCTACCCGATCACAGCACAAACGCGTCTCATAATGACATTCTTCATTCTGCACAATTTCATTCGGAGCCAAATGCAAGTTGATCCAGTGGAGTTGGAACTTAGTGATGCAAATGTGAACCTGAAGACCTTGAAGATACAAATGGGGACATTTCAGCAGGGGCGGAAGGAGATGCCGTCGTGGAGTATGTAG